A section of the Humulus lupulus chromosome 2, drHumLupu1.1, whole genome shotgun sequence genome encodes:
- the LOC133818080 gene encoding alpha-mannosidase 2 isoform X2 has protein sequence MSFSTRRGGWGNSLLPSTASSSSSPSSNSKSKFSRKSRRRVVLRDFLFANFFTIGLAVSLFFFFLVVLRYGVPRPITSHFKSRSPIRTVKPRKPGFRKPVMIDSSSDGATVDITTKDLYDRIDFLDVDGGAWKQGWNVEYKGDEWDSEKLKIFVVPHSHNDPGWKLTVEEYYNRQSKHILDTIVDTLSKDPRRKFIWEEMSYLERWWRDSSESKKESFVNLVKNGQLEIVGGGWVMNDEANSHYYAIIEQITEGNMWLNDTIGVVPKNSWAIDPFGYSPTMAYLLRRMGFENMLIQRTHYELKKELALHKNLEYIWRQSWDAEETTDIFVHMMPFYSYDIPHTCGPEPAICCQFDFARMRGSMYELCPWGQHPVETNQENVKERAFKLLDQYRKKSVLYRTNTLLVPLGDDFRYISVDEAENQFRNYQFLFDYINSNPSLNAEARFGTLEDYFQTVREEADRINYSRPGEVGSIQVGGFPSLSGDFFTYADRQKDYWSGYYVSRPFFKAVDRVLEETLRATDMMMALLLGYCQRAQCEKLPVGFSYKLTAARRNLALFQHHDGVTGTAKDHVVMDYGTRMHMSLQDLQNFMSKAIEVLLKIRHEKFDHNPSMFEPAQVRSKYDVQPVHKTIIAHEGTYQSVVFFNPSEQTREEVVMVVVNKPDVAVLDSNWTCIESQISPELQHDKSKIFTGRHRVYWKASIPALGLQTYYIVNGFAGCEKAKPAKLKFISKSGSFPCPTSYACSKAKDDTVQIHNRHQTLIFDAKTGLLQKVTYEDGSQNVIGEEISMYSSWGSGAYLFKPTGDAQPIVRSGGLTVISEGHLMQEVYSHPHTEWERGPISHSTRLYNGENTIQEFLIEKEYHVELLGGEFNDKEIIARYKTDIDSKKIFYSDLNGFQMSRRETYDKIPLQGNYYPMPAHAFLQGSNGRRFSVHSRQSLGVASLKDGWLEIMLDRRLVNDDGRGLGQGVMDNRAMNVIFHILVESNISSTSNPVPNHWPLSPSLLSHRIGSHLNYPLHAFISKKPQDISVQPPPRSFSPLATPLPCDLHIVSFKVPRPSKYSQQTDGDPRFVLVLQRQNWDSSFCRKGRSHCTSVADEPVNLFYIFKELSVLNAKATSLNLLQEDTEMLGYAEQFGEVTQEGHVSISPMEIQAYKLDLRPHQ, from the exons ATGTCGTTCTCCACGCGCCGGGGAGGCTGGGGCAACTCTCTCTTGCCCTCCACtgcctcttcttcctcttcgcctTCATCCAATTCCAAATCTAAGTTTTCCAGAAAGTCTCGCCGCAGGGTGGTGCTCCGTGACTTCCTCTTCGCCAACTTCTTCACCATCGGCCTTGCggtctctctcttcttcttctttctcgttGTTCTCCGTTATGGCGTCCCCAGACCCATCACCTCGCATTTTAAATCGCGGAGCCCGATCCGAACTGTCAAGCCCCGAAAGCCTGGCTTCCGGAAGCCTGTTATGATTGACTCCAGTAGCGATGGAGCCACCGTTGATATCACCACCAAGGATTTATATGACAGGATTGATTTTTTGGATGTAGATGGTGGTGCCTGGAAGCAAGGGTGGAATGTCGAATATAAAGGGGACGAGTGGGATTCGGAGAAATTAAAGATTTTCGTGGTGCCCCATTCGCATAATGATCCGGGTTGGAAGCTCACCGTCGAGGAGTACTATAATAGACAATCTAAGCACATACTTGACACTATCGTCGACACTCTTTCCAAG GACCCTCGACGCAAGTTCATATGGGAAGAGATGTCTTATTTGGAGAGATGGTGGAGAGATTCATCAGAAAGCAAAAAGGAGTCGTTCGTTAATCTAGTGAAGAATGGTCAGCTAGAAATTGTTGGTGGTGGATGGGTGATGAATGATGAG GCCAATTCACATTATTATGCCATAATTGAGCAG ATCACAGAGGGTAATATGTGGTTGAATGACACCATTGGGGTTGTCCCTAAAAATTCTTGGGCAATAGATCCATTTGGTTACTCGCCTACCATGGCATATCTTCTTCGTCGAATGGGTTTCGAAAATATGCTTATTCAGAGGACCCACTATGAGCTGAAGAAGGAGCTTGCACTCCATAAAAATTTGGAATACATATGGCGTCAGAGTTGGGATGCAGAGGAGACTACTGATATTTTTGTCCACATGATGCCCTTCTATTCTTATGATATTCCACATACCTGTGGCCCAGAGCCTGCTATTTGTTGTCAGTTTGACTTTGCTCGAATGCGTGGTTCTATGTATGAACTCTGCCCATGGGGTCAACATCCAGTAGAGACCAACCAAGAGAATGTTAAGGAAAGGGCATTTAAACTACTAGATCAATATAGGAAGAAATCGGTCCTATACCGGACAAATACACTTCTTGTCCCTCTTGGAGATGATTTCCGTTATATCAGTGTTGATGAAGCCGAAAACCAGTTCAGGAATTACCaatttttatttgattatatcAATTCTAATCCATCCTTAAATGCAGAGGCAAGGTTTGGAACTTTGGAAGACTACTTTCAAACTGTTCGCGAGGAGGCTGATAGAATAAATTACTCTCGTCCTGGTGAGGTTGGTTCCATTCAGGTTGGAGGTTTTCCTTCTCTATCAGGTGACTTCTTTACTTATGCTGATAGGCAGAAAGACTATTGGAGTGGCTATTATGTGTCAAGACCTTTCTTTAAGGCTGTTGATCGGGTACTGGAGGAAACACTTCGTGCCACAGATATGATGATGGCCTTGTTGCTTGGGTATTGTCAGAGGGCACAATGTGAAAAGTTGCCAGTCGGATTCTCCTACAAACTGACAGCTGCAAGAAGAAATTTGGCTCTTTTTCAGCATCATGATGGGGTAACTGGTACTGCAAAGGATCATGTGGTCATGGACTATGGGACTCGGATGCATATGTCCTTGCAAGACCTGCAGAATTTCATGTCCAAGGCAATTGAAGTGCTCCTTAAAATACGCCATGAAAAATTTGATCATAACCCTTCTATGTTCGAGCCTGCACAAGTGAGATCAAAATATGATGTTCAGCCTGTTCATAAGACAATAATTGCTCATGAAGGAACATACCAATCAGTAGTCTTTTTCAATCCTTCAGAGCAAACAAGAGAAGAGGTTGTGATGGTTGTTGTTAATAAGCCAGATGTTGCAGTTTTGGATTCAAACTGGACTTGCATCGAAAGTCAAATTTCTCCTGAATTGCAGCATGACAAAAGCAAGATTTTCACTGGGAGACATCGTGTCTATTGGAAAGCTTCAATTCCTGCCCTAGGCCTGCAAACATATTACATTGTTAATGGTTTTGCTGGATGTGAAAAAGCCAAGCCAGCAAAACTAAAATTCATTTCTAAATCTGGTTCATTTCCTTGTCCAACTTCTTATGCTTGTTCAAAAGCCAAAGATGACACTGTCCAAATCCATAATCGACATCAAACCCTCATTTTTGATGCCAAGACTGGTTTGCTGCAGAAAGTAACATACGAAGATGGTTCTCAAAATGTTATTGGTGAGGAAATATCTATGTACTCAAGTTGGGGAAGCGGAGCCTACCTATTCAAACCTACTGGTGATGCTCAGCCAATAGTTAGATCTGGTGGACTGACTGTGATCTCTGAGGGCCATCTGATGCAAGAAGTGTACTCTCATCCACACACAGAATGGGAGAGAGGCCCCATTTCTCATAGCACCCGTTTGTATAATGGAGAAAATACTATTCAGGAGTTTCTCATAGAGAAGGAGTATCATGTAGAGCTTCTTGGTGGTGAATTCAATGACAAAGAGATAATAGCAAGATACAAAACGGATATTGATAGCAAGAAGATATTTTATTCTGATTTAAATGGCTTTCAGATGAGCAGGAGAGAAACCTATGACAAAATTCCATTGCAGGGAAATTACTACCCAATGCCTGCTCATGCTTTCTTGCAAGGATCCAATGGCAGGCGGTTCTCAGTCCATTCCAGGCAGTCATTGGGTGTGGCAAGCCTTAAAGATGGTTGGCTAGAGATAATGCTTGATCGTCGTCTGGTAAATGATGATGGACGTGGTCTTGGGCAAGGAGTGATGGACAACCGGGCAATGAATGTAATCTTTCACATCCTTGTGGAATCCAACATTTCCTCTACTTCAAACCCAGTTCCAAACCATTGGCCATTAAGTCCCTCTCTTCTTTCCCACCGTATTGGTTCTCACTTGAACTATCCTTTACATGCATTTATTTCCAAGAAGCCACAAGATATATCAGTGCAGCCACCCCCAAGATCTTTCTCCCCTTTAGCTACGCCCTTACCATGTGACTTGCATATTGTCAGTTTTAAGGTTCCCCGACCTTCGAAATATTCTCAGCAAACAGATGGAGATCCTAGGTTCGTACTAGTCTTGCAGAGGCAAAACTGGGATTCATCCTTCTGTCGAAAGGGCAGATCACATTGCACCAGTGTTGCTGACGAACCTGTGAATCTGTTTTACATTTTCAAGGAGCTTTCAGTGTTGAATGCAAAAGCAACCTCCTTAAACCTCTTACAAGAAGATACCGAGATGCTTGGGTATGCTGAGCAGTTTGGTGAAGTTACACAAGAAGGACATGTCTCTATTTCTCCCATGGAAATACAGGCATACAAGTTGGATCTACGGCCACATCAATAA
- the LOC133814441 gene encoding uncharacterized mitochondrial protein AtMg00810-like, whose translation MIPPPGVPHNPGEVCRLKKALYGLKQAPRAWFEKFSIVITSLGFHPSAHDSALFVRCTSSGRTLLSLYVDDMIIISDDANGITELKTHLTREFEMKDLDPSLYRTLVGSLVHFTITKPDIAHAVHIVSQFVASPTTVHWAVVLHILRYLRGTQFQSLPFPSTSTLQLRAYLDADWGGDCTDRKSTTGFCIFLGDSLISWKSKKQTVVSRSSTEAKYRAMASTTAEIVWLR comes from the exons ATGATTCCTCCACCAGGTGTTCCTCATAATCCAGGAGAAGTTTGCAGATTGAAGAAGGCTctttatgggcttaaacaagctccCCGAGCCTGGTTTGAAAAATTCTCCATCGTGATTACTTCTCTCGGCTTCCATCCCAGTGCACATGATTCAGCTCTCTTTGTTAGGTGTACTTCTTCTGGCCGCACTTTACTctctttatatgttgatgatatgattatcATCAGTGATGATGCGAATGGGATAACGGAGTTGAAAACGCACTTGACTCgtgaatttgagatgaaagatttgg ATCCCTCTCTATATCGCACTCTGGTTGGTAGCTTAGTGCACTTTACTATCACCAAGCCAGACATTGCTCATGCAGTTCACATTGTCAGTCAGTTTGTTGCATCTCCCACTACCGTTCATTGGGCAGTTGTGCTTCATATTCTTCGATATCTTCGGGGAACTCAATTTCAGAGTTTGCCTTTTCCATCTACGTCTACTTTACAGTTACGTGCCTACTTAGATGCAGATTGGGGTGGTGATTGTACTGATCGCAAATCTACCActggtttttgtatatttttgggagattctcttatttcttggaagaGTAAAAAACAGACTGTTGTCTCTCGATCGTCTACAGAAGCAAAATATCGTGCCATGGCCTCCACTACCgctgaaattgtttggttgcgTTGA
- the LOC133818080 gene encoding alpha-mannosidase 2 isoform X1, with the protein MSFSTRRGGWGNSLLPSTASSSSSPSSNSKSKFSRKSRRRVVLRDFLFANFFTIGLAVSLFFFFLVVLRYGVPRPITSHFKSRSPIRTVKPRKPGFRKPVMIDSSSDGATVDITTKDLYDRIDFLDVDGGAWKQGWNVEYKGDEWDSEKLKIFVVPHSHNDPGWKLTVEEYYNRQSKHILDTIVDTLSKDPRRKFIWEEMSYLERWWRDSSESKKESFVNLVKNGQLEIVGGGWVMNDEANSHYYAIIEQVNLKLPLFYFTTFHIDIILHFHYYAIIEQITEGNMWLNDTIGVVPKNSWAIDPFGYSPTMAYLLRRMGFENMLIQRTHYELKKELALHKNLEYIWRQSWDAEETTDIFVHMMPFYSYDIPHTCGPEPAICCQFDFARMRGSMYELCPWGQHPVETNQENVKERAFKLLDQYRKKSVLYRTNTLLVPLGDDFRYISVDEAENQFRNYQFLFDYINSNPSLNAEARFGTLEDYFQTVREEADRINYSRPGEVGSIQVGGFPSLSGDFFTYADRQKDYWSGYYVSRPFFKAVDRVLEETLRATDMMMALLLGYCQRAQCEKLPVGFSYKLTAARRNLALFQHHDGVTGTAKDHVVMDYGTRMHMSLQDLQNFMSKAIEVLLKIRHEKFDHNPSMFEPAQVRSKYDVQPVHKTIIAHEGTYQSVVFFNPSEQTREEVVMVVVNKPDVAVLDSNWTCIESQISPELQHDKSKIFTGRHRVYWKASIPALGLQTYYIVNGFAGCEKAKPAKLKFISKSGSFPCPTSYACSKAKDDTVQIHNRHQTLIFDAKTGLLQKVTYEDGSQNVIGEEISMYSSWGSGAYLFKPTGDAQPIVRSGGLTVISEGHLMQEVYSHPHTEWERGPISHSTRLYNGENTIQEFLIEKEYHVELLGGEFNDKEIIARYKTDIDSKKIFYSDLNGFQMSRRETYDKIPLQGNYYPMPAHAFLQGSNGRRFSVHSRQSLGVASLKDGWLEIMLDRRLVNDDGRGLGQGVMDNRAMNVIFHILVESNISSTSNPVPNHWPLSPSLLSHRIGSHLNYPLHAFISKKPQDISVQPPPRSFSPLATPLPCDLHIVSFKVPRPSKYSQQTDGDPRFVLVLQRQNWDSSFCRKGRSHCTSVADEPVNLFYIFKELSVLNAKATSLNLLQEDTEMLGYAEQFGEVTQEGHVSISPMEIQAYKLDLRPHQ; encoded by the exons ATGTCGTTCTCCACGCGCCGGGGAGGCTGGGGCAACTCTCTCTTGCCCTCCACtgcctcttcttcctcttcgcctTCATCCAATTCCAAATCTAAGTTTTCCAGAAAGTCTCGCCGCAGGGTGGTGCTCCGTGACTTCCTCTTCGCCAACTTCTTCACCATCGGCCTTGCggtctctctcttcttcttctttctcgttGTTCTCCGTTATGGCGTCCCCAGACCCATCACCTCGCATTTTAAATCGCGGAGCCCGATCCGAACTGTCAAGCCCCGAAAGCCTGGCTTCCGGAAGCCTGTTATGATTGACTCCAGTAGCGATGGAGCCACCGTTGATATCACCACCAAGGATTTATATGACAGGATTGATTTTTTGGATGTAGATGGTGGTGCCTGGAAGCAAGGGTGGAATGTCGAATATAAAGGGGACGAGTGGGATTCGGAGAAATTAAAGATTTTCGTGGTGCCCCATTCGCATAATGATCCGGGTTGGAAGCTCACCGTCGAGGAGTACTATAATAGACAATCTAAGCACATACTTGACACTATCGTCGACACTCTTTCCAAG GACCCTCGACGCAAGTTCATATGGGAAGAGATGTCTTATTTGGAGAGATGGTGGAGAGATTCATCAGAAAGCAAAAAGGAGTCGTTCGTTAATCTAGTGAAGAATGGTCAGCTAGAAATTGTTGGTGGTGGATGGGTGATGAATGATGAG GCCAATTCACATTATTATGCCATAATTGAGCAGGTAAACTTAAAGCTTCCATTGTTCTATTTCACTACATTTCACATTGACATAATTCTGCATTTTCATTATTATGCCATAATTGAGCAG ATCACAGAGGGTAATATGTGGTTGAATGACACCATTGGGGTTGTCCCTAAAAATTCTTGGGCAATAGATCCATTTGGTTACTCGCCTACCATGGCATATCTTCTTCGTCGAATGGGTTTCGAAAATATGCTTATTCAGAGGACCCACTATGAGCTGAAGAAGGAGCTTGCACTCCATAAAAATTTGGAATACATATGGCGTCAGAGTTGGGATGCAGAGGAGACTACTGATATTTTTGTCCACATGATGCCCTTCTATTCTTATGATATTCCACATACCTGTGGCCCAGAGCCTGCTATTTGTTGTCAGTTTGACTTTGCTCGAATGCGTGGTTCTATGTATGAACTCTGCCCATGGGGTCAACATCCAGTAGAGACCAACCAAGAGAATGTTAAGGAAAGGGCATTTAAACTACTAGATCAATATAGGAAGAAATCGGTCCTATACCGGACAAATACACTTCTTGTCCCTCTTGGAGATGATTTCCGTTATATCAGTGTTGATGAAGCCGAAAACCAGTTCAGGAATTACCaatttttatttgattatatcAATTCTAATCCATCCTTAAATGCAGAGGCAAGGTTTGGAACTTTGGAAGACTACTTTCAAACTGTTCGCGAGGAGGCTGATAGAATAAATTACTCTCGTCCTGGTGAGGTTGGTTCCATTCAGGTTGGAGGTTTTCCTTCTCTATCAGGTGACTTCTTTACTTATGCTGATAGGCAGAAAGACTATTGGAGTGGCTATTATGTGTCAAGACCTTTCTTTAAGGCTGTTGATCGGGTACTGGAGGAAACACTTCGTGCCACAGATATGATGATGGCCTTGTTGCTTGGGTATTGTCAGAGGGCACAATGTGAAAAGTTGCCAGTCGGATTCTCCTACAAACTGACAGCTGCAAGAAGAAATTTGGCTCTTTTTCAGCATCATGATGGGGTAACTGGTACTGCAAAGGATCATGTGGTCATGGACTATGGGACTCGGATGCATATGTCCTTGCAAGACCTGCAGAATTTCATGTCCAAGGCAATTGAAGTGCTCCTTAAAATACGCCATGAAAAATTTGATCATAACCCTTCTATGTTCGAGCCTGCACAAGTGAGATCAAAATATGATGTTCAGCCTGTTCATAAGACAATAATTGCTCATGAAGGAACATACCAATCAGTAGTCTTTTTCAATCCTTCAGAGCAAACAAGAGAAGAGGTTGTGATGGTTGTTGTTAATAAGCCAGATGTTGCAGTTTTGGATTCAAACTGGACTTGCATCGAAAGTCAAATTTCTCCTGAATTGCAGCATGACAAAAGCAAGATTTTCACTGGGAGACATCGTGTCTATTGGAAAGCTTCAATTCCTGCCCTAGGCCTGCAAACATATTACATTGTTAATGGTTTTGCTGGATGTGAAAAAGCCAAGCCAGCAAAACTAAAATTCATTTCTAAATCTGGTTCATTTCCTTGTCCAACTTCTTATGCTTGTTCAAAAGCCAAAGATGACACTGTCCAAATCCATAATCGACATCAAACCCTCATTTTTGATGCCAAGACTGGTTTGCTGCAGAAAGTAACATACGAAGATGGTTCTCAAAATGTTATTGGTGAGGAAATATCTATGTACTCAAGTTGGGGAAGCGGAGCCTACCTATTCAAACCTACTGGTGATGCTCAGCCAATAGTTAGATCTGGTGGACTGACTGTGATCTCTGAGGGCCATCTGATGCAAGAAGTGTACTCTCATCCACACACAGAATGGGAGAGAGGCCCCATTTCTCATAGCACCCGTTTGTATAATGGAGAAAATACTATTCAGGAGTTTCTCATAGAGAAGGAGTATCATGTAGAGCTTCTTGGTGGTGAATTCAATGACAAAGAGATAATAGCAAGATACAAAACGGATATTGATAGCAAGAAGATATTTTATTCTGATTTAAATGGCTTTCAGATGAGCAGGAGAGAAACCTATGACAAAATTCCATTGCAGGGAAATTACTACCCAATGCCTGCTCATGCTTTCTTGCAAGGATCCAATGGCAGGCGGTTCTCAGTCCATTCCAGGCAGTCATTGGGTGTGGCAAGCCTTAAAGATGGTTGGCTAGAGATAATGCTTGATCGTCGTCTGGTAAATGATGATGGACGTGGTCTTGGGCAAGGAGTGATGGACAACCGGGCAATGAATGTAATCTTTCACATCCTTGTGGAATCCAACATTTCCTCTACTTCAAACCCAGTTCCAAACCATTGGCCATTAAGTCCCTCTCTTCTTTCCCACCGTATTGGTTCTCACTTGAACTATCCTTTACATGCATTTATTTCCAAGAAGCCACAAGATATATCAGTGCAGCCACCCCCAAGATCTTTCTCCCCTTTAGCTACGCCCTTACCATGTGACTTGCATATTGTCAGTTTTAAGGTTCCCCGACCTTCGAAATATTCTCAGCAAACAGATGGAGATCCTAGGTTCGTACTAGTCTTGCAGAGGCAAAACTGGGATTCATCCTTCTGTCGAAAGGGCAGATCACATTGCACCAGTGTTGCTGACGAACCTGTGAATCTGTTTTACATTTTCAAGGAGCTTTCAGTGTTGAATGCAAAAGCAACCTCCTTAAACCTCTTACAAGAAGATACCGAGATGCTTGGGTATGCTGAGCAGTTTGGTGAAGTTACACAAGAAGGACATGTCTCTATTTCTCCCATGGAAATACAGGCATACAAGTTGGATCTACGGCCACATCAATAA
- the LOC133818081 gene encoding uncharacterized protein LOC133818081: protein MDNSEDKVVAVIMVGGPTKGTRFRPLSFNTTKPLFPLAGQPMVHHPISACKRIPNLAQILLIGFYEEREFALYVSSISNELKVPVRYLKEDKPHGSAGGIYYFRDMIMEESPSHIFLLNCDVCCNFPLPDMLEAHKKYGGMGTMLVIKVSAESAHQFGELVADPITNELLHYTEKPETFVSDLINCGVYVFTPEIFTAIQDVATHREDRANLRRVSSLEALQSTTSRTFPTDFVRLDQDILSPLAGKKQLYTYETMDFWEQIKTPGMSLKCSALYLAQFRLTSPHILAGGDGIKSAMISGDVFIHPSAKVHPTAKIGPNVSISANVRVGAGVRLISCIILDDVEIKENAVVIHSIVGWKSSLGKWSRVQAKGDYNAKLGITILGEAVTVEDEVVVINSIVLPNKTLNVSVQEEIIL, encoded by the exons ATGGACAACTCGGAAGACAAGGTTGTCGCCGTCATCATGGTCGGCGGTCCAACAAAAG GGACTAGATTCCGGCCTCTTTCGTTCAACACTACGAAACCCCTTTTCCCATTGGCTGGGCAGCCCATGGTTCACCATCCCATTTCAGCTTGTAAAAGG ATACCCAATTTAGCACAAATCCTTCTAATTGGGTTCTATGAGGAACGGGAATTTGCACTTTATGTCTCTTCCATCTCAAATGAGCTCAAAGTTCCAGTCAG ATACTTGAAAGAGGACAAGCCACATGGTTCTGCTGGTGGCATTTATTATTTCAGAGACATGATTATGGAAGAGAGTCCG TCACATATCTTTTTGCTGAATTGTGATGTTTGCTGCAATTTTCCTTTGCCTGACATGCTTG AGGCTCATAAAAAATATGGTGGCATGGGAACAATGCTAGTTATTAAG GTTTCTGCTGAATCTGCTCATCAGTTTGGTGAGTTGGTTGCTGATCCAATCACCAACGAGTTGTTGCATTACACTGAAAAACCTGAGACCTTT GTGAGTGATCTGATAAACTGTGGTGTCTATGTCTTTACTCCTGAGATTTTTACTGCAATTCAAGATGTTGCTACTCACAGGGAAGACAGAG CTAATTTACGGCGTGTTTCAAGCCTTGAAGCCCTCCAATCTACAACAAG CCGGACCTTTCCTACTGATTTCGTGAGATTGGATCAAGATATTTTGTCTCCCCTTGCCGGGAAGAAGCAGTTATACACATACGAGACCATGGATTTCTGGGAACAGATCAAAACTCCAGG GATGTCCTTGAAATGTTCAGCTCTGTATCTTGCTCAATTCCGACTTACGTCTCCCCATATTTTGGCTGGTGGAGATGGTATTAAGAGTGCTATGATTAGTGGTGATGTTTTTATTCATCCATCAGCAAAAGTACATCCAACTGCAAAG ATTGGTCCCAATGTCTCTATTTCAGCAAATGTTCGGGTTGGTGCAGGAGTAAGACTTATCAGCTGCATCATCTTAGATGATGTTGAAATTAAG GAAAATGCCGTTGTTATTCATTCTATTGTTGGCTGGAAGTCGTCTCTTGGAAAATGGTCACGTGTCCAGGCAA AGGGAGACTACAATGCAAAGCTTGGAATCACCATTCTTG GCGAAGCTGTGACTGTTGAAGACGAAGTTGTGGTGATTAATAGCATTGTTCTTCCCAATAAGACTCTTAACGTTAGTGTCCAGGAGGAGATCATATTGTAG